The nucleotide sequence TACGCAGCGCGCACTAAAAATCATTGCCGGGATTCCAGCGGGCCATGTCATGACGTACGGGCAAATTGCTGCGTTGGCCGGGAGTCCAAGGGCTGCCAGACAAATCGTTCGCATCCTTCATTCCATGTCCAAAAAGCACAAGCTTCCTTGGCATCGGGTCATCAACGCACAAGGAAAGATTGGATTGCAAGATTTGGATTCGTTCACGCTGCAAAAAATGGCCTTGGAAAGCGAAGGGATAGTCGTGTCAGCAGCAGGAGAAATAGAGTTGGAGCGTTATCGGTTTCACCCACATGTAGTGAATGAGCCGCTATTCTAGTAGCCTACCTCTACGGAAGCAATGACAATATAGGCAAGGTCGTTCTTGTCCTCTTTTTCAGCGATCACGACACCACTGCTCGTCAGCATGCCACCATCGACGATTTCGAAGGAGACTTCCCCGTATGGCAGTGCTTTACGAACCGTTTCCAAGTCGAGCTTGTCCTTGTCAGCAGGAACGGCCAGTCTCACATTTACTTTCATGTTATGGATATCGTTTCCTGGCAGGACAGAACGCAGTCCAGGCATCGAATTGTGATGGATGGCATTTTGAACAGCGCGGACTGCGGCTTTGGTGACGTTTTGTCCATGCATGTCAATGCCCATTCCTATTTCAATAAACATTACTTTTTCCATTAGCTTGTTCACTCCTGTTTCATTCTACTTTTCTACCATCCTTATCTTACCACGAAAAGGAATGGTTTTTTCTCTCATCTGTATTGTGTTTATCGTCAAGACATGTCATCATAACATGTTGGCATCTATTCTTGACGATTCTTTACATTATTG is from Brevibacillus brevis and encodes:
- a CDS encoding Lin0512 family protein codes for the protein MEKVMFIEIGMGIDMHGQNVTKAAVRAVQNAIHHNSMPGLRSVLPGNDIHNMKVNVRLAVPADKDKLDLETVRKALPYGEVSFEIVDGGMLTSSGVVIAEKEDKNDLAYIVIASVEVGY
- a CDS encoding MGMT family protein — protein: MTEFTQRALKIIAGIPAGHVMTYGQIAALAGSPRAARQIVRILHSMSKKHKLPWHRVINAQGKIGLQDLDSFTLQKMALESEGIVVSAAGEIELERYRFHPHVVNEPLF